The sequence ACCGAGACGAAGAACAGCACGGCGAAGGCGTCGCGCAATGGCAGCGAGTTTTCCGCCGCCTCGTGGCTCAGCTCCGACTCGTTGAGGATCATCCCGGCGAAGAAGGCGCCGAGGGCGAAGGACACGCCGAACAGCACCGCCGAGCCGTAGGCGATGCCCAGGGCGATGGCCAGTACGGCGAGGGTGAACAGCTCGCGCGAGCCGGTCGCGGCGATCCGCTCAAGCACCCATGGCACCAACCGGCGGCCGCCAAGAATCATCACGGCGACGAAGGCCGCGACCTTGCCGAGGGTCAGCAGGATCGGCAGCAGCACGCCGCCGCTGGTCTCGCCGGAGCCGCTGAGGGAGCCGGCCAGCGCTGGCAGCAGCACAAGAGTGAGGACCATGGCCAGGTCCTCGACGATCAGCCAACCGATGGCGATGCGCCCGCGCTGGGTGTCGATCAGCTGGCGCTGTTCCAGGGCGCGCAGCAGCACGACGGTACTGGCCACCGAGAGCGCCAGGCCGAACACCAGGCCACCGCCGAACGGCCAGCCCATGAACCAGGCCAGGCCCATGCCGAGCAGGGTGGCGACACCGATCTGCACCACCGCGCCGGGAATGGCGATGGCCTTCACCGAGAGCAGGTCCTTGAGCGAGAAGTGCAGGCCGACGCCGAACATCAGCAGGATCACGCCCAGTTCGGCGATTTCCTGCGACAGCGCCTGGTCGGCGACGTAGCCGGGGGTGAACGGGCCGGCCAGCACGCCGGCGAGCAGGTAGCCCACCAGCGGCGAGATGCGCAGGCGTTGGGCCAGGGCGCCGAGGACGAACGCCAGGACGAAGCCGGCGGCGAGGGTGGTGAGCAGCGGGGTGTGGTGCATCGTCTGGGCTCCGGGCACGCAGGGAGCGACCGTGCTGGAGAGCGCCGGTCGCTCGAAGGTGGATCACGGGGGCAAACCCGCGCTGGGGAAGTCTAGGCCCGGAAAGACGCTCGCGCCCGGCCGGGCAGCAAGGTTAACCCGTTGAAGCAGCGGAGCTTTTCGTTTTGCCAGAACGAATTCTTGTCAGGAAATGTCGGTCTTCTCGTCCCATTCCTCGCGCAGTGCCTGGTAGCGCTGCTCGAGCTCCTGGCGCAGTTGGCGGCGCTGCTGGGCCTGGACGTAGCGGCGCTTCTCCTCGCGGGTCCGCGGCTGCAGCGGCGGCACTGCGGTGGGTTTGCGCTCGTCATCCAGCGCCACCATGGTGAAGAAGCAGCTGTTGGTGTGGCGCACCGATTGCTCGCGGATGTTCTCGGTGACCACCTTGACGCCGATCTCCATCGAAGTGCGCCCGGTGTAGTTGACCGAGGCGAGGAAGGTCACCAGTTCGCCGACATGGATCGGCTCGCGGAAGATCACCTGGTCGACCGACAGGGTAACCGTGTAGTGCCCGGCGTAGCGGCAGGCACAGGCATAGGCGACTTCGTCGAGGTACTTGAGCAGGGTGCCGCCGTGGACATTGCCGGAGAAGTTGGCCATGTCGGGGGTCATCAGGACGGTCATGCTGAGCTGGTGGTTGCCGGGTTCCATAGCGATCTCGCAGGCGGGTGAGGGGAGCAGGACTGGACGCACGCAAGGGCGTCCGGCGACACAATCCTTTCTACATCCCGCCGGGCGCCGCGGCCAGCATTGCCCGCGACGCGCCGTGCGATAGCCGGACGAACAGCCTGCCGGGCCCGGCGAGCCCGGCAGTGGGAGGGTTCAGCGACCGGCAGAAAGGCCGAAGTCGATGGCCAGGTCCGCGCCGGTGATGGCCTCCGCCTGCGAGCTGCAGAGGAACCAGACCAGGTCGGCGACTTCTTCCGGGCGGATGAAGCGCGCTGCCTTGCCCTGCGGGTAATCGCGCAGCAGGGCGCGCTTGTAGGCGTCGGGGTTGCCCTGGCCGTAGCGCTCGGCCTGGTAGTCGAGCATCGGCGTGGCGATGTCCGCTGGCGAGATGGCGTTGACCCGCACGCCTTCCTCCGCCAGTTCCAGCGCCAGGGTACGGGTGAGCATGGTCAGCGCGGCCTTGCTCGCACAGTAGGCCGCCGAGCCGCGATAGGCCTGGCGCCCGGAGTCGCTGGAGATGTTGACGATGCAGCCGCGGCTTTCCTTCAGGTAAGGCGTGGCGGCCTGGCACATGTAGAAGGGGGCCTTGAGGTTGACGCCCAGCACCAGGTCGAAGTCGTCTTCGTTGAACTGTTCCACCGGGCCTTCACGCCAGACCCCGGCGGCGTTGATCAGGGCATCCAGGCGCCCGGTGCGGGCGAGGATGTCGGACATCAGGCTCTGGCAGTTATCCGCGCGGCGCAGGTCGGCGACCGCGCTGGCGTCCAGCGGCACCTGGGAGTTGAGGGCGTGCAGCCCGCTCTTGTCGACGTCGGTGGCGGCGATGCGCCAGTGGCTCTGGGCGAAACGTTTCGCGATGGCCTTGCCGAGGCCGCCGGCGGCGCCGGTGATCAGAACAACGGGGGTGCTCATCGTGCGGGTGATCTCCCTGCCTGATAAGGGAAAGGCGCCCCGCCAGGCAGCGACGGGACGCCTCAAGGACAAGGGCCGCACGCGCGGCCCTTGTATCTACTGACCAAGAAAAGACCAGAATCTTCGCTTTGCCAGGGTAATTTTTTCGTAAATCCCGTGGGACGTTCGTCGCCTTACGCGTGGGTCAGATACCAGCGCCAATCCTGCTCGCCGACCTCGCTGACGAACTGTCGGAATTCTTCCCATTTGATCGCCAGGAAGATCTTCAGGAACTCCTCGCCGAAGGCCTCTTTCGCCCAGGCGGATTGCTCCAGAGTGCGCAGCGCGGTCAGCCAGTCGGTCGGCAGCGTCTCGCGAGCCTGCTCGTAGCCGTTGCCAACGATCGGCTCGCCCGGCTCGATCTGCTCGCGGATGCCCTTGTGGATGCCGGCCAGGATGGCTGCGGCGGCCAGGTAAGGGTTGGCGTCGGCGCCGCAGATGCGGTGTTCGACGTGGCGGCTCTTGGCCGGCCCGCCCGGCACGCGGAAGGACACGGTGCGGTTGTTCACGCCCCAGCTCTTGGCCAGCGGCGCGTAGCTGTTGGCCTGGAAGCGGCGGTAGGAGTTGGCGTTGGGGCAGAAGATCGCCAGCGCGTCGTTGAGCGTGGCCATCATGCCGCCGATGGCGTGGCGCAGCAGCGGGGTGCCGTGCGGGTCTTCGCTGGCCATCAGGTTGTTGCCCTGCTCGTCGGCCAGGCTCACGTGCATGTGCATGCCGCTGCCAGCCAGGTCGCCGAACGGCTTGGCCATGAAGCAGGCGATCAGCCCGTGCTTGTTGGCTACGCCCTTGACCAGGCGCTTGTAGCGCACGCCTTCGTCGACGGCGCGCAGGGCGTCGAAGCGGTGCTCCAGGGTCAGCTCGACCTGGCCAGGCGCGTACTCGGAAATGGCGGTGCGCACCGGCAGGCCCTGGGCTTCGCAGGCGGCGTAGAGGTCGTCGAGGAACGGCTGCAGCTGTTCCAGCTCGTAGACGCCGTAGACCTGCGGCGCCTGCGGGCGCACGCCGTTGGCCTGCAACGCCGGTTGCGGCCGGCCGCTGGCGTCGCGGTTCTTGTCCAGCAGGTAGAACTCCAGCTCCACCGCCATCACCGGGTGGAAGCCGTCGGCCTTCAGCCGGTCGATGGTGCGCGCCAGCACATGGCGCGGGTCGCCGGGGGTCGCCGGCAGGCCCTGGGTCGGGTGCATGCTCACCTGCACCTGGCCGGTAGGCACTGCGCGCCAGGGCTGCAGGGTCAGCGAACCGGGGATCGGGAAGGTCCAGCAGTCGGCGTCGGCGACTTCCCAGACCAGGCCGCTGGCCTCGACGTCTTCACCCTGGATGGTCAGCGAAAGGATGGAACTGGGCAGCGGGCGGCCGTTCTCGAAGATCGCCAGCAGTTCGTCGCGGTGCAGCAGCTTGCCGCGCGGGATGCCGTTGGCGTCGATCAGCATCAGTTCGATGCTGCGCACGGCGGGATTCTGTTCGAGGAAGTCGCGGGCTTCCTGGGGATCGGCGAATTGCATGGTGGTCCTCGGTCGGCGCGTGGCGCCGGAATTTCTTGCGCAGGAACGAGCAGGCTCGCTCCTGCGGGTAGGGTTTCGATCAGGCCTCGCGAGCGCCCGGAATGGCCAGCAACTCGGTAATGCCGGCGTCCAGGGTGGCGATCAGCTTGTCGACGTCGGCCGCGCTGGTGGATGGGCAGCAAAGGGTCATGTTGTGGAAGGGCGTGATCAGGATGCCGCGGTTGATCAGGTAAAGGTGCAACGCCATCTGCAGTTCGTCGTGGAAGGCGGCCTCGGCTTCGGCGCCGGTACGCGGCGAGACCGGGCAGAACTGGAATTCGCTGCGCGCGCCCAGTTCGGTCACCGACCACTTCAAGTCGTGCTTGGCGATCAGGCTGCGGAAGCCATCGGCCAGGCGCTTGGCCAGCGGCAGCATGTGGTCGTAGGCCGCCTGGGTCATCACCTCTTCGAGGTTGGCGCGCATGCAGTGCATGGCCAGGGCGTTGGCCGAGAGCGTGGTGCCCATGCCGCTGTGGCCGTGGCCATGGCTGTCTTCCTGGGCCTGCTTGCGCGAGGCGAGCATGCGCTCGGCCATTTCCGCGCTGCAGCCGAAGATGCCGCAGGGCACGCCGCCGGCGATCGGTTTGCCGACCACGAAGAAGTCCGGGTCGAGGTTCCACAACTTGGTGCAACCGCCGATATCGGTGGAGATAGTGTGGGTTTCGTCGATGATCAGCAGGCTGCCGTACTTGCGGGTCAGCTCGCGGCACTTCTGCATGAAGCCCGGATCGGGCAGGACCATGCCGATGTTGGTCATCGCCGGTTCGCACAGCAGGGCACAGACGTCGCCCTGGGCCAGCGCAGCTTCCAGCGCCTCGACATCGTTGAACGGGATCGAGCGGCTGTACTGGGTCAGGTCGTAGGCCTGTCCGACCAGGCCGGAGCGCGGCACGGTCTCGCCGTCGCGGTAGCGCACCATCACGTCGTCGACGGTGCCGTGGTAGCAGCCGTCGAACACCAGCAGCGTCTTGCGCCCGGTGACGGCGCGCGCCCAGCGCAGCACGTAGCGGTTGGAGTCGGTGGCGGTGGCGGTCACCTGCCAGTACGGCAGGCCGAAGCGCTCGGCGAGCAGCTCGCCGCAGACCACGGCGTCTTCGCCCGGGAGCATGGTGGTCAGGCCGTTGTTGGCCTGCTCGGCGATGGCGCGGGCCACCGGGTCGGGCGAGTGGCCGAACATGGTGCCGGTGTCGCCCAGGCAGAAGTCGATGTACTCGTGGCCGTCGACGTCATAGAAACGCGCGCCCTTGGCACGTTCGACGAACAGCGGGCAGGGCGTCGACCAGTCGGCCATCCAGTGCATCGGCACGCCGGCGTACAGCGAATTGCGCGCACGCTCGGCGAGCGCGACGGATTTGGGGTTCTGGTCCAGGAAACGCTGCCGCTCTTTGGCGGTGAAGGTTTCGACGGCCTGTTGGGAGATTCCGCTGGCGGTCATCTTGCACACCTCGTTTGTTTTTCTGCACATCATCCTCATTTGTGATCACAAAAATGTCAATACAGGTTGAGGAATGCCTGATAATCTCCCCTTCAGATGTTTTTGTGATCACAAATGGAATCGACCCTTTTCGCGCCGGCCGTGCGACGGAACGGGCATTCGGATGCAATGAGGTAACACCGAGATGATGCACAACTGCAGCCTGACCTTCGCCCAACTGCCGGCGCCGCCGGTCCGCGCGGAGTGATCCCATGGCCGACAACCTCCAGGAACAGCTCTACCAGAACCTGCGCCAGGCCCTTTTGAGCGGGCGCTTCCAGCCCGGCGAGCGGTTGAAGATCCGCGACCTGGCCGACGAATGGGGCACCAGCCCGATGCCAGTGCGCGCTGCCTTGCAGCGGCTGGTCGCCGAGGGTGCGCTGGAGGGCGAGCCACAGCGCTCGCTGCGCGTCCCTGTGATGACGCGCGAGCGCTTCCTGCAGATCCTGCAGATCCGCCAGTCGCTGGAAGGCTTGGCCGTGGAGGACGGGGTGCCGCGCTTGCGCACGGCGGACCTGGAGGTGCTGAAGACCTGCACCGAGCTGATGGAAGAAGCCGTGCAGCGCCGCGACGTGCAGGCCTACCTGGAGCACAACAGCCGCTTTCACCTGACGCTCTACCGCGCCTGCGGCAATCCCACGCTGCTACGCATGATCGAGGCGCTGTGGCTGCAGGTCGGGCCCTTCTTCAACCGGCTGTTCACCGAGGCGGACCTGTCCCAGCGCCTGAACGACTTCCATGAGCACGCCCTGGAGGCGATTCAGCGCGGCGACGCCCAGGGCGCGCGCGCCGCCATCGAGCAGGACCTGGCCTACTTCGGTCAGTACCTGCTCAATCTGCTCGCGCTGGAGTCTGGGGGGCGGCGGGATGTCCGCTGAGGGCGTCAGATCGACTTGATGTAGCGGACGTTGTCCTTCTTGATCAGGATGGTCTGTCCGTTCAACTGCTCGAATTCGTAGTAGTCGTTGTATTTGTCGAAGTCAGCGTGGTCCTTGACCAGGACTTCGCTGCCATCCTGCAGCGACACCACGGCCTTGTTGGCACAACCGGCAAGGCCGAGCAGCAGCACGCTGAGGAGAAGGAATTTCGCTTTCATAGAGTCTCCACGGGACAGCGCAGATCGACCAAGGCGAAGGAGACGATCTGCGGGACTGCCGGTGTGACAACCCGTCCGCGGGGAAATTCAGAAAAATCGGATCAAGTGTCGAGCCACACGTCGCGCGCCCAGGTCCACACCGAGTCCCAGGTCTCCTCGGTGAGCTCTCCGTCGGCCCAGAGCACCACTTCGCCGTCCTGGCCCACGGCGTAGTAATCGTCGCCATCGGCGCACAGCGGGATGAACTCGCGCGGCAGGCCCATGGCCCAGGCGACGGCAGCGACTTCGGGCAGGTACGTGTGCGATTGCGGATCGGTGACCGTAACCGGTTCCAGGCGCCCGTAGACCACGTCGCTGACTTTGAGCAGGAACTCGCGGAACTCCGCAGGTATGCCGATCAGCAGTTCCTCTTCGATCTCCACCAGCAGCTCTTCGTCCGGCAGCTCCAGCGGCACCGGAACCGGCTCGTTGAGTTCACGCAATTGCTCGATCACATCTTCCACGGCAGGAACCTCTCGATTGACTGGCGCGCTTTATACAGTAGTAGCCTGCTCCCGGCGCAAGATCGTTGCCGGCCAGGCAGGCTGACCAGCGGCGCGCCCAAGAAAAAGCCCGGCAGGTGCCGGGCTTTTTCTTGCTACGTAGGCGATCAGCCGTTCTGGCGGATACCGGCCAGCAGCCAGGGTTGGTCCTGGCCCTGGGCGCGTTCCATGCGCCAGCTTTCGCTGAAGGTCTCGCCCTGGTCGAAGCGCGAGGTCTTGGAGACGCCGCTGAAGGTCAGGGTGGCGATGGTCTTGTCGGCCTGGTCGTCGACGCCTTCCAGTTGCACCTGCAGGTTGTCGATGTAGGTGGACTGGTAGCCGTCGCCCAGCTCGGCGCGCTCCTGCTTCAGCCACTGCAGCATCTGCGGGGAGACGAACTCGGCGATCTTGTCCATCTCGTTGGCGTCCCAGTGCTGCTGCAGCGCCAGGAAGTGCTCACGGGCTGCGCCGACAAAACGCTTCTCGTCGAACCAGGCCGGGGCGCTGATCACCGGGCGCGCGGCCGGTTGTGCGGAACCGCCGAATACCGACGGCTGCGCCGGCATTTCACGCTGCATGGGCGCATGGCCAGCCATCGCCGGTTGGGCGTGCTGACGGCGACGAGCGGCGATGAAACGGAAGGCGATGAACGCGACCAGCGCGATCAGCAGCATGTCCAGCAGCTGCATGCCCTGGAAGCCGTCGCCCATGAACATGGAGGCGAGCAGGCCGCCGGCGGCGATGCCGGCCAGCGGGCCGAGCCAGCGCGAAGCGCCACCAGCGGCGGCAGCACCTGCAGCTGCACCGGCGGCCGGCGCGGCGACGCCCGGAGTGGTCGGCGCGGTGTTCGGTTGTACCTGACGGGTCTGGTGGCTCGGCGCCGAGCCCATGCTCTTGCCGCCACCGAAACGTTTGGCGGCATTGACGTCGAGGCTGAGCGTCACGGCGACACAGAAAGCCATGGCAAGGCTGATGAAGCGCTTCATCGTGGTCATTCTCTTGGTTGGAATACGACGCGCGCCATGTTGCCCAGCATTGCCCCCAGCGGCCAGCCGGATTTTGTTTCGGGCTTTTGCCCCTGCCGGCTAGAGGGCTTATCCGGCAGGGTTGTAGGTCATGTCTGGGGCGGAGCTTCCGCCTGAGCTGCTTTGAGTAGGCGTTCGGCTTTCTGCATTTCGCGAACGGCAATCCTCACCGTTTCCTGATAGCCATCAAGCACATAATTGACTTCGCCGCATACGATGGACTTGCCGCGCTCAATCCAGAGCGCTCGATGGCAGAGGCCGCGAATGGCCTCCATGCTATGCGAGACCAGGATAACGGTCTTGCCCTGTTCGATTTTCCTTTTCATCGCGGCGTGCGACTTCTCTCGGAAGCTTTGATCGCCGACGCCAAGCACTTCGTCGATCAGCAGAATATCCGGATCGGCATGGATGGCCACGGCAAAGCCGAGGCGTGCGCGCATGCCAGTGGAGTAGGTGCCAACGGGGCGCTCGAAGAATTCACCCAGCTCGCTGAATTCGTAGATGTCGTCCATCTGCCGACGAATCTGTTCACGCGTCATGCCTAGCAAGAGGCCGCTGATGACGACGTTGTCGCGTCCGGACAGCTCGGGTTTGAAGCCGACGTTCAGGGCCAGCAGGCTGGCATTCAGCCGCTTGCGGCGCTGCAGGCTCCCGCGGTCAGGGTCGACGATGCCGGCGATCAGGCGCAGCAAGGTGCTCTTGCCGGCGCCGTTGTTGCCGATTACCCCCAGTGTTTCGCCTTCGTAGAGATCGAAGCTGACGTCCTTCAGCGCCCAGAACGACTCGTAACGCAGCATCCCGACGCGCTGCCGGTAGGAAAGGCCGATGTTTTCTGCCCGCAGGATCACTTCAGAGGACATGTTTCACCTCAGTACAACAGCTTGGGATAACGGCGGTCGTTGCGGTGAAGGATCCACAGAGACAGGCCGAGAAGCGGCAGGCTGACCAGCAATACGTAGAGCTGTTCACTCCACGCCGGCCACTGATTGTGCAGCAGCACATCGCGGTAGGCCGTGATCATGGTGGTCATCGGGTTCAGGCTCAGCAGCGGCGCCATGGACGGTGGGATCTCATGAATGCTGAAGAACACGCCGGACATGAACATCATCAACATGAGCACGTTGTCCACCACCTGCCGTAGGTCAGGCACGAACGGCAGTATCGACGCCAGCAGGAAACCGAAGGCAATCGTATAAAGCAACTGGTTGACCATCAGCACTGGCAGCGCCAGCCATTCGGCAGAGGGGCGGTAACCACTGCCGAGCAGGAACGCGATCAGCAGCGTCAGGATGATCAGGAATTTAACCGTGTTGCTGAGAATCGGGATCAGCGCGAACACGTATTTGGGGACATGAATCTGCTGGATGAGCCCGGCGTTACCCTGAATCGCGTTGCTGGCCTGGCGCACCGAACCGTCGAACCATTTCCAGGCGACCATGCCGCTGAGCAGCAGGGGAACATAGCCAGGGCGGCTGTGGCCCAGGGCTAGACCAAAAACGATATAGAACGCGCTCATGTACATCAGCGGTTCGAGGATCCACCAAAGAAATCCAAGGAAGCGCCGCGCTACTTCGGTGCGCAGATCGCTGTAGACGCCGAATAGGATGATGTCCCTGTGATTCATATGATTCTTGTTGGATTGAAAAGGGCTGGGTATTTAAACACAATGCCACTCAAGCAGCGCATCGAGCCAGTTCCGAGCAAGATGTGCCGAGAACGCGCTAATTGATAACAAAAACGAGTTGGTAATGCGCTTATTCGATTTCCTCTTCGGCTTCTCCCGCAAGTCCTCCGAAGCTCCCAGTGACCTGGTATTGACGGTCGTAGGCATGCATCGCAGCGGCACCAGCTTCCTGACCGGCTCGCTGCAACAGGCGGGCCTCGAACTGGGCAAGCACAGTACCTGGAACCCCCATAATCTCAAGGGTAATCGCGAGAATGGCGATATCGTCGCCTTCCACGACTCGCTGCTTGGTGCCCGTGGTTTCGCCTGGGACAATCCGCCAAACGAAGCCATCGACTGGACTGAAGAAGAGTACGCGTCCGCCCGCGAGCTGATCGCCTCCTACGACGGAGCCAAGCGCTGGGGGTTCAAGGATCCCCGCGCGCTGCTGGTGATGGACGGTTGGCAGCAGCTACTGCCTGAGATGCGCTTCGTCGGAATCTTCCGTCACCCGTCGGCAGTGGCCGATTCGCTCCATGCTCGGGGCGGGATGCCACGAGAGCAGGCGCTGAAGCTCTGGCAGGCATACAACCAGCAACTGTTGGCATTGCATCGGCGGAAGGCGTTCCCGGTTCTGTGCTTCGACGAGGACGAGCACGTCTTGCACCGCAAGCTCGATAAGGTCATGCGCAGCTTCGGGTTGGTTCCCCCCAGCGAGGACCGCTTCTTCAGCTCCGAGCTCAAGCACCATGAGGGTGCCCAGGAGCCCCTTTCGGCGGAACTGGAAGCCACTTATCGCGCCCTGCGTGCCATTGCCTATTGAATCGAGAGGAGCGGCGTCATGCCCTTATTCCGCCGAGCCCCCCGCCTGAGCGTCGTGGTCATCGTCTACAAGATGCCCGACCAGGCCGACAAAACGCTCCACTCGCTGAGTCCCGCGTACCAGCAGGGCGTCAACGAGCGTGACTATGAAGTCATAGTGGTGGAGAACCACTCCGATCGCCTTCTGGGTGCAGAACGCGCTGTGCGGCATGCAGGCAACGTCCGTTATTTCCATCGCAACGAGACCGAGCGTACGCCGGTGCATGCGATCAATTTCGGTGCCTCCGTAGCGCGTGGTAGCCATCTGGCGATCATGATCGACGGTGCCCGCATGTTGTCGCCAGGCGTGATTCGCCATGCCCTGGACGCCTTCCGTCTGGCGCCTGAAGCTGCAGTTTCCGTCCCTGGCTATCACATCGGTCACAAGCTGCAGCAGGTGGCGGTGAACGAGGGCTATAACGAGGATGCCGAACATGTGCTGCTGCAGGGCATTGAATGGCCGAGCAACGGTTATCGGCTATTCGACATCGCGGTGCTCAGCGGTTCCTGCCAGGGCGGTTTCTTCCAGGCGAACTACGAAAGCAACTTCATCGGCATGTCGCAGCGAAAGTGGAAGGCACTGGGCGGCGTGAACCCGCGCTACAACGATTTCGGAGGCGGCAACGCCAACCTCGATCTGTACAAGCGATTGCTCGAATATCCCGACACGCCGTTCTACTTGCTCTACAGCGAAGGCTCGTTCCACCAGTTCCATGGGGGTGTCACTACTGGCACTCTGCGCGAGGAGCGCGATCGGGTGTACAAGCTGCTCGACGAGCAGGACAAGCAGATTCGAGGCGAGAATCGAACCCCGCCGAGCGTGAGGCCGATCCTGCTGGGGACGGTTCATCCGCACATCTACCGATTCCTCGACCATTCGCTCAGCCGGGTGAAATCCGCATGACTTCGCATACCGATCTGAAACCCTTGCTGTCGATCATCGTCATCGCTTACGACATGCCGCGACAGGCGCTCAACACTCTAATCAGTCTGTCGCCGGGATATCAGGAAGGCGTCGACGCCGGCGATTACGAAGTCATCGTTGTCGAGAATCGTTCCCGCCGGAACATGGATGCCCAGGCGATTTCCCAGCTGCCTGGCAACTTCCGCTATTTCCTGCGGGACGAACCGGGCGTATCGCCGGCGGGGGCGATCAACTTTGGCTTCTCCCAGGCGCGCGGACGCTACATCGGTCTGATGATCGATGGCGCGCGGATGGTGACGCCCGGGGTTGTGCAGTACGCCTTGATGGCCTTCCGAATGACACCGGAAGCCATGGTGGTGGTGCCTGGCTATCACCTGGGGGAGGACGACCAGCAGTACCACCTGACCAAGGGATACACCGAAGCAGTCGAACAGCAGTTGCTGGCAAATATCGGCTGGCCTTCAGCGCCTGGCAGTGGCTACCGGCTATTCGATGTCAGCTGCTGGAGTGCGGCCAATCCCCATGGCTACTTCCACCCCTTCATGGAATGCAACTGCCTATTCATGGACGCCGAGATATTCCGCGACATCGGCCAGGCGGACGAGCGATTCGCCATGGCGGGGGGCGGGAGCCTGAACCTGTTCATCTATCGCAAAACGGCGATGCACCCCCGCACCCGCTCGGTGATGCTGGTTGGCGAAGGTTCGTTCCACCAACTGCATGGCGGGGTGACGACCTCGGAATTCGAGGGGCGTGACGACCTGCTCAAACAGCAGAACGACCAGCTCTGCGAGCTCTTGGGCTACCCGTTCCGCTCGCCGACGCTGGAGCCGATTCTGCTCGGGCAGGTGAAGGCGCCGTCAATGCGCTACATGCACCGCTCGATCGAGCGGGGCATGGACCGAGTCAAGCGCTGTGCGATGCGCAAGGAGGACCCGTTCGCGGATCAGGC is a genomic window of Pseudomonas knackmussii B13 containing:
- a CDS encoding ABC transporter permease, whose translation is MNHRDIILFGVYSDLRTEVARRFLGFLWWILEPLMYMSAFYIVFGLALGHSRPGYVPLLLSGMVAWKWFDGSVRQASNAIQGNAGLIQQIHVPKYVFALIPILSNTVKFLIILTLLIAFLLGSGYRPSAEWLALPVLMVNQLLYTIAFGFLLASILPFVPDLRQVVDNVLMLMMFMSGVFFSIHEIPPSMAPLLSLNPMTTMITAYRDVLLHNQWPAWSEQLYVLLVSLPLLGLSLWILHRNDRRYPKLLY
- a CDS encoding sulfotransferase family protein, producing MRLFDFLFGFSRKSSEAPSDLVLTVVGMHRSGTSFLTGSLQQAGLELGKHSTWNPHNLKGNRENGDIVAFHDSLLGARGFAWDNPPNEAIDWTEEEYASARELIASYDGAKRWGFKDPRALLVMDGWQQLLPEMRFVGIFRHPSAVADSLHARGGMPREQALKLWQAYNQQLLALHRRKAFPVLCFDEDEHVLHRKLDKVMRSFGLVPPSEDRFFSSELKHHEGAQEPLSAELEATYRALRAIAY
- a CDS encoding glycosyltransferase, producing the protein MPLFRRAPRLSVVVIVYKMPDQADKTLHSLSPAYQQGVNERDYEVIVVENHSDRLLGAERAVRHAGNVRYFHRNETERTPVHAINFGASVARGSHLAIMIDGARMLSPGVIRHALDAFRLAPEAAVSVPGYHIGHKLQQVAVNEGYNEDAEHVLLQGIEWPSNGYRLFDIAVLSGSCQGGFFQANYESNFIGMSQRKWKALGGVNPRYNDFGGGNANLDLYKRLLEYPDTPFYLLYSEGSFHQFHGGVTTGTLREERDRVYKLLDEQDKQIRGENRTPPSVRPILLGTVHPHIYRFLDHSLSRVKSA
- a CDS encoding glycosyltransferase family 2 protein → MTSHTDLKPLLSIIVIAYDMPRQALNTLISLSPGYQEGVDAGDYEVIVVENRSRRNMDAQAISQLPGNFRYFLRDEPGVSPAGAINFGFSQARGRYIGLMIDGARMVTPGVVQYALMAFRMTPEAMVVVPGYHLGEDDQQYHLTKGYTEAVEQQLLANIGWPSAPGSGYRLFDVSCWSAANPHGYFHPFMECNCLFMDAEIFRDIGQADERFAMAGGGSLNLFIYRKTAMHPRTRSVMLVGEGSFHQLHGGVTTSEFEGRDDLLKQQNDQLCELLGYPFRSPTLEPILLGQVKAPSMRYMHRSIERGMDRVKRCAMRKEDPFADQAKKIAETSA